A DNA window from Oleomonas cavernae contains the following coding sequences:
- a CDS encoding MOSC domain-containing protein, translated as MTGRLIAIARRAKPRLPMESLTAAAVTVEAGVEGDIRGRPGDRQVTVLAIEAFKAAVADVPGADPATPWTTRRANLLVEGIDLPRQPGAVLTIGTLTLEVTGETEPCERMDAQLPGLTAALTPDWRGGVTCRVLASGRVAIGDGVVVGV; from the coding sequence ATGACCGGTCGCCTGATCGCCATCGCCCGCCGGGCCAAGCCCCGGCTGCCCATGGAAAGCCTGACCGCGGCGGCCGTGACCGTCGAGGCCGGCGTGGAGGGCGACATTCGCGGCCGCCCGGGCGACCGTCAGGTCACCGTCCTGGCGATCGAGGCTTTCAAGGCCGCCGTGGCCGATGTTCCCGGTGCCGATCCGGCCACCCCCTGGACCACGCGCCGCGCCAACCTGCTGGTCGAAGGCATCGATCTGCCCAGGCAGCCCGGCGCCGTGCTGACCATCGGCACGCTGACCCTCGAGGTTACCGGCGAGACCGAGCCGTGCGAGCGCATGGACGCCCAGCTCCCCGGCCTGACCGCGGCACTGACGCCCGACTGGCGCGGTGGCGTCACCTGCCGTGTCCTGGCAAGCGGCCGGGTCGCCATCGGGGACGGTGTCGTCGTCGGGGTCTGA